In a single window of the Zea mays cultivar B73 chromosome 5, Zm-B73-REFERENCE-NAM-5.0, whole genome shotgun sequence genome:
- the LOC100274441 gene encoding Galactoside 2-alpha-L-fucosyltransferase yields the protein MGRPSNSHGGGGDEERLPLRGVLETSPSHHAAVQAKDKEARRGGSRLWRASVRAGLLLCLLTVPAVLLLLWWQADSSPQWVFDFEPPEEDDDQDIQDDMSDDLSPSPQIEYDRLLGGLLVEGFDDKSCRSRYRFARYHSSPSIPSPYLIERLRKQEALQKKCGPGTRAYREASKQLKSGQSMSINATDDCNYLFLIIHAGLGNRMLEITSAFLYALLTNRILLLDRYKEIADLFCEPFPGTSWLVPSDFPLNDDEFGQSSAESYGNMLQNKAFGGGTDRSLVGNRLPPYVYLHLDGNYGFHDKLFFCEDDQQFLRGVPWLVMRTDMYFVPSLFLVPAFQDELGRLFPEKDTVFHHLARYLFHPTNGVWYSVTRCFRSYLAKAEKRVGIQIRIYETKGILQRNGPFPHILNQILSCAQNEKLLPEISMAEGAADGTRNNRTAAGSGTRNNRTIAVLTTSLSAWYSEQIQEKYDEQSAVDGVSVRVFQPSHEEYQRSRNKGHNMKALAEIYLLSMTDVLITSGFSTFGYAAQGLAGLKPWIMLKSENHVTPDPPCVRAMSIEPCFHQAPFYDCKARKDTDLGKVVPYVRHCEDVSWGLKIVDQTHL from the exons ATGGGGAGGCCAAGCAACAGCCACGGGGGCGGGGGCGACGAGGAGCGGCTGCCCCTCCGCGGCGTGCTGGAGACGTCCCCGTCCCATCACGCCGCGGTGCAGGCCAAGGACAAGGAGGCGAGGCGCGGGGGCAGCAGGCTCTGGCGCGCGTCCGTGCGCGCGGGGCTGCTGCTCTGCCTGCTGACCGTCCCGGCcgtcctgctgctgctgtggtggcAGGCCGACTCCTCGCCGCAGTGGGTCTTCGACTTCGAGCcacccgaggaagacgacgaccaag ATATACAAGACGACATGTCAGACGATCTATCTCCGTCGCCGCAAATAGAGTACGATCGTCTTCTGGGCGGCCTTCTCGTCGAGGGTTTTGACGACAAATCATGCAGAAGCAGGTACCGTTTCGCACGCTACCACAGTTCACCGAGCATACCTTCTCCGTACCTCATAGAGAGGCTAAGGAAACAAGAAGCTCTGCAGAAGAAGTGCGGCCCAGGCACCAGAGCATACAGGGAAGCTTCGAAGCAGCTGAAATCCGGTCAGAGCATGAGCATCAACGCCACAGACGACTGCAACTACCTGTTCCTTATCATCCACGCCGGCTTAGGGAACCGGATGCTCGAGATCACTTCGGCGTTCCTCTACGCGCTGCTCACGAACCGGATCTTGCTCCTGGACCGTTACAAGGAGATCGCGGATCTTTTCTGCGAGCCCTTTCCTGGAACGTCGTGGCTGGTTCCTTCGGACTTCCCTCTGAACGACGACGAGTTCGGCCAGAGCAGCGCTGAGAGCTACGGCAACATGCTGCAGAACAAGGCTTTCGGTGGTGGTACGGACCGATCTTTGGTTGGCAACAGACTCCCTCCCTATGTGTACCTCCACCTGGACGGCAACTATGGTTTCCACGACAAACTCTTCTTCTGCGAGGACGACCAGCAGTTCCTGCGAGGTGTTCCGTGGCTGGTCATGAGGACGGACATGTACTTCGTGCCGTCCCTGTTCCTCGTTCCAGCTTTCCAGGACGAGCTcggcaggctgtttcctgagaaaGACACCGTCTTCCATCACTTGGCGCGCTATCTTTTCCATCCGACAAATGGCGTCTGGTATTCGGTTACAAGATGCTTCAGGTCCTACCTGGCCAAAGCGGAAAAAAGGGTGGGAATTCAGATCAGGATATATGAAACCAAAGGTATCTTGCAGAGAAACGGCCCGTTCCCACACATTCTGAACCAGATCCTCTCGTGTGCTCAAAACGAGAAGCTGCTTCCAGAAATCAGTATGGCAGAGGGAGCAGCCGATGGGACTCGGAATAACCGAACAgcagccgggagtgggactcggaacAACCGGACGATCGCTGTTCTAACGACTTCTCTGAGCGCTTGGTACAGCGAGCAGATCCAGGAGAAGTACGACGAGCAGtcggctgttgatggcgtgtctgtCAGAGTGTTCCAGCCGAGCCACGAGGAGTACCAGAGGTCGAGGAACAAGGGGCACAACATGAAGGCGCTTGCTGAGATCTACCTATTGAGCATGACCGACGTGCTGATCACCAGTGGCTTTTCCACGTTCGGGTACGCTGCTCAGGGGCTCGCCGGCCTGAAGCCGTGGATCATGCTTAAGTCGGAGAACCACGTGACGCCAGACCCACCGTGCGTCCGCGCCATGTCCATCGAGCCGTGCTTCCATCAAGCTCCCTTCTACGACTGCAAGGCGAGGAAGGACACCGATTTGGGCAAGGTAGTGCCTTACGTGAGGCACTGCGAGGACGTGAGCTGGGGGCTCAAGATTGtagatcaaactcatttgtag